The Nitrospirota bacterium sequence AAGGTCAGCATCCATCTCTATAAAACACTCATAGCCCTTTTCAAGCCCCCACTTAAAACCCGTAAGATAAGCTGTGCCAAGACCAAGCTTTGAGTGCCTTTCTATCAGATTAACCCTTTTGTCTTCTTCCATCCAGTGTCTTGCAATCTCTGCCGTTCCATCCGATGAGCCATCGTCAATAATAAGTATGTCAAAAACCTCCTGACCGAGAATCTTTATCAATACTACGGGAAGGGCGTCCTTCTCATTATAAGTAGGCAGTATGACAAGAGTCTTTTTCATGAAAATATCTTTTATATTAGCAGATTTCTCACCCAAAATGTATTCCTATAATAATTCGGTTATAATAGAGGTCATTATGTAGAGGGTTCTTTCAGGTATACAGGTTTCGTAGGTTCGTTTTTAGGGAGGATATTGGGGATGAAAAGGGTCCTTAGTGGTATGCAGGCATCTGGAAGGCTCCACATTGGAAACCTTATTGGAGCCCTTCAGAACTGGGTCAGGCTTCAGGATGAATACGAGTGCTTTTATTTCGTTGCAGACTGGCATGGTCTTACAACTGGATATGCAGAGCCATCTGAGATAAGGAAAAGCACAATGGATTTGCTTATAAATTTCCTTGCCTCTGGATTAGACCCCGAAAAGTGCACCATATTCCTTCAGTCGAAGGTCTTAGAGCATGCAGAGCTTCATCTTATGCTAAGCATGATAACCCCTTTGGGCTGGCTCGAGAGAGTTCCAACATATAAGGAAAAACAGGAGGAGCTAAAGGACAGGGACCTCTCTACTTATGGATTCTTAGGTTATCCTGTATTACAATCAGCAGACATACTCTTATACAAGGCAAATTTTGTTCCTGTTGGAATAGACCAGATGCCTCATCTTGAGATAAC is a genomic window containing:
- a CDS encoding tryptophan--tRNA ligase (catalyzes a two-step reaction, first charging a tryptophan molecule by linking its carboxyl group to the alpha-phosphate of ATP, followed by transfer of the aminoacyl-adenylate to its tRNA); amino-acid sequence: MKRVLSGMQASGRLHIGNLIGALQNWVRLQDEYECFYFVADWHGLTTGYAEPSEIRKSTMDLLINFLASGLDPEKCTIFLQSKVLEHAELHLMLSMITPLGWLERVPTYKEKQEELKDRDLSTYGFLGYPVLQSADILLYKANFVPVGIDQMPHLEIT